A stretch of Cicer arietinum cultivar CDC Frontier isolate Library 1 chromosome 5, Cicar.CDCFrontier_v2.0, whole genome shotgun sequence DNA encodes these proteins:
- the LOC140920461 gene encoding uncharacterized protein: MWVDWAQKVLRFPIDFQWVELRGEGSEHKNQLALQSLLGRPKLWYREMFLSARAQGEPKGLELSRTINDLHLTSSLQIHELVAKYSKVFAEPQELPPKRRQDHAIHLKEGAGAVNVHPYRYPYHHKNEIENQIRELLLSGVIRPSQSAFSSPVILVKKKDGSWRMCVDYRALNKVTIPNKFPIPVIDELLDELYGAHYFSKLDLKSGYHQKEFFIESDASGNGLGAILIQEGRPSAYFSKALGEGNLTKSAYEKELMAVALAIQHWRPYLVGRKFTQNWAEKLLGYHFDIIYKPELENKGVDALSRMHDSGEMNSLIHVPEWLGRAEVIEEVHKDVALQKVIYALKENKLVQFGFSYVRGVLLYEGRLVISA, translated from the exons ATGTGGGTCGATTGGGCACAAAAAGTGTTGCGTTTCCCTATTGACTTTCAATGGGTGGAGCTGCGTGGGGAAGGCAGTGAACATAAAAATCAGTTGGCTTTGCAAAGTTTATTGGGAAGACCCAAGCTATGGTATAGAGAAATGTTTTTATCTGCAAGAGCACAAGGGGAACCAAAGGGTCTTGAGTTGAGCAGAACAATCAATGATTTACATCTGACCTCTTCTCTTCAGATTCATGAGCTAGTGGCGAAGTACTCAAAGGTGTTCGCAGAGCCACAAGAGTTACCTCCTAAGAGAAGACAAGATCATGCTATTCATCTCAAGGAGGGAGCTGGCGCTGTTAATGTTCACCCCTACAGGTATCCTTACCACCACAAGAATGAAATAGAGAATCAAATCAGAGAGCTGCTGCTGTCCGGAGTCATTCGTCCTAGCCAAAGTGCATTTTCTAGTCCAGTGATACTCGTGAAGAAGAAAGACGGGTCATGGCGGATGTGTGTAGATTACCGTGCTCTTAACAAGGTAACTATTCCTAATAAGTTCCCTATTCCGGTGATTGATGAACTCTTAGATGAATTATACGGTGCTCATTATTTCTCAAAGTTAGACCTCAAATCGGGATACCATCAA AAAGAATTCTTTATTGAGAGTGATGCTTCTGGGAATGGGTTGGGTGCTATCTTAATTCAAGAAGGGAGGCCAAGTGCTTATTTTAGCAAAGCCTTAGGGGAGGGCAATCTGACCAAATCAGCATATGAAAAAGAGCTTATGGCAGTGGCTCTTGCTATCCAACATTGGCGTCCCTACCTCGTAGGGCGCAAATTTACG CAAAATTGGGCAGAAAAGCTTCTTGGATATCATTTCGATATCATTTACAAGCCCGAACTTGAGAATAAAGGTGTAGATGCATTGTCCCGTATGCATGACAGTGGGGAAATGAATTCCTTGATACATGTCCCGGAGTGGCTAGGTAGGGCTGAAGTGATTGAAGAGGTCCACAAAGATGTTGCTTTACAGAAAGTCATTTATGCGCTTAAGGAGAATAAACTGGTTCAATTTGGGTTTTCTTATGTGCGAGGAGTGTTGTTGTATGAGGGGAGGCTGGTGATTTCTGCATAG